A genomic segment from Sulfuritalea hydrogenivorans sk43H encodes:
- a CDS encoding putative bifunctional diguanylate cyclase/phosphodiesterase — MSDDGDDELRFISEDDGDDAASPPTARSWRVLLVDDDADVHLATVYALGGTTVLGRRLQFLHAHSAAEAMDLVRRDGDIAAALIDVVMESNDAGLRLVKFIREEAGLLDTRIVLRTGQPGYAPEDEAVRDYDINDYKTKSELTAGRLYTTLTSALRSYSQIRTINANRRGLAMIVRASAELMTVLDIGEFAACAIFQVATLLNLPVEGMVCARDAGSGGGFRVAAGVGRFARHQGEALDALADANLRGRIEEVASRRQNAFPADCALLFVSSSLGRDLVIFIETPTPLEDNERQLVEVFCTNIAVCLDNVTLVARLQDHAYFDPLSRLPNRTHFIEKIKEVFALGEAAALTLAVVDIDHFAEANDAFGYHYGDRLLHAISVRLNAAVGPNVVLARIAGDAFGLLGDDEIVNPTFLGELFRTDFMVDGNPHTVSATFGLARLSEVDSVNYAMQDANIALKRAKLEHRGHYCYYTRSMGGEMRARVRLMQDLRQALGGGSLYLLFQPQISLGDGQPVGAEALLRWLTESGQLVPPDQFIPLAEDSGLIVAIGDWVLRGACQQLVALKNAGVGQFRMAVNVSVVQFRHPDFIGMLERVIAETGVDPANVELEITESVAMLDPERIVTLLNRIKEFGFTVAIDDFGTGFSSLAYLQRLPVDRLKIDRGFVGRIAFEGEGKNIAEMIIDLGRNLGMGVIAEGVEDAAQADYLRARGCHEAQGFLYARPLDAGTLLEWLRERGG, encoded by the coding sequence GTGAGCGACGATGGCGACGACGAATTACGATTCATCAGCGAAGACGACGGTGACGACGCGGCATCTCCGCCGACGGCGCGCAGTTGGAGGGTACTGCTGGTCGACGATGACGCGGATGTGCATCTGGCAACGGTGTATGCGCTGGGCGGGACAACGGTTCTCGGGCGCCGCTTGCAGTTTCTGCACGCCCACTCGGCCGCCGAGGCGATGGATCTGGTGCGGCGGGATGGCGATATTGCCGCGGCCCTCATCGATGTGGTCATGGAGAGCAACGACGCCGGCCTGCGCCTGGTGAAATTCATCCGCGAGGAAGCCGGACTGCTCGACACGCGCATCGTCCTGCGCACCGGCCAGCCGGGTTACGCGCCGGAAGACGAGGCGGTGCGCGACTACGACATCAACGACTACAAGACCAAGTCGGAACTCACCGCCGGCAGGCTGTATACGACGCTGACCTCCGCCCTGCGCTCGTATTCCCAGATACGCACGATCAACGCCAACCGGCGCGGCCTGGCGATGATCGTGCGCGCCAGCGCCGAATTGATGACGGTGCTGGACATCGGGGAGTTCGCCGCATGCGCGATTTTCCAGGTCGCCACCCTGCTCAACCTGCCGGTCGAAGGCATGGTCTGCGCACGCGATGCCGGGTCCGGCGGCGGCTTCCGCGTTGCCGCGGGAGTCGGGCGCTTCGCCCGGCATCAGGGGGAGGCGCTGGATGCGCTTGCCGACGCGAATCTTCGCGGCAGGATTGAGGAGGTCGCAAGCAGGCGGCAAAACGCATTTCCCGCCGACTGTGCCTTGCTGTTCGTCAGCTCCAGCCTCGGCCGCGACCTGGTGATTTTCATCGAGACGCCGACACCCCTTGAAGACAACGAACGCCAGCTGGTGGAGGTCTTCTGCACCAACATCGCCGTCTGCCTGGACAACGTCACGCTGGTTGCGCGCCTGCAGGACCACGCCTATTTCGATCCGCTTTCGCGCCTGCCCAACCGAACCCATTTCATCGAGAAGATCAAGGAAGTCTTTGCCTTGGGCGAGGCTGCGGCGCTGACCCTGGCCGTGGTCGATATCGACCATTTCGCCGAAGCCAACGATGCCTTCGGCTACCACTACGGCGACCGGCTGCTGCACGCGATTTCGGTTCGCCTCAACGCGGCGGTGGGGCCGAACGTGGTGCTTGCCCGGATCGCGGGCGACGCCTTCGGCCTGCTGGGCGACGACGAGATCGTCAACCCGACCTTCCTCGGCGAATTGTTCCGCACGGACTTTATGGTCGACGGCAACCCGCACACCGTATCGGCCACCTTCGGCCTGGCGCGCCTGTCCGAAGTCGACTCGGTGAATTACGCGATGCAGGACGCCAACATTGCGCTGAAGCGGGCCAAGCTGGAGCACCGTGGGCACTACTGCTATTACACACGCAGCATGGGCGGCGAAATGCGCGCGCGCGTGCGCCTGATGCAGGACCTGCGCCAGGCCCTGGGCGGCGGCAGCCTCTACCTGCTGTTCCAGCCCCAGATCAGCCTCGGCGACGGACAGCCGGTAGGCGCCGAAGCCCTGTTGCGCTGGCTCACCGAAAGCGGCCAGCTGGTGCCGCCCGATCAGTTCATTCCGCTTGCGGAAGATTCGGGGCTTATTGTCGCCATCGGCGACTGGGTTCTGCGCGGCGCCTGCCAGCAACTCGTCGCACTGAAGAATGCCGGGGTCGGCCAGTTCCGCATGGCGGTCAATGTGTCGGTGGTGCAGTTCCGCCATCCCGACTTCATCGGCATGCTGGAGCGCGTGATTGCCGAAACCGGGGTCGACCCGGCCAATGTCGAGCTGGAAATCACCGAATCGGTGGCCATGCTCGACCCCGAGCGCATCGTCACGCTGCTCAACCGGATCAAGGAGTTCGGTTTCACCGTGGCGATCGACGACTTCGGCACCGGCTTTTCCTCGCTGGCCTACCTGCAGCGGCTGCCGGTGGACCGGCTGAAGATCGATCGCGGCTTCGTCGGCCGCATCGCCTTCGAAGGCGAGGGAAAGAACATCGCCGAGATGATCATCGACCTCGGGCGCAACCTCGGCATGGGCGTGATTGCCGAAGGCGTCGAGGATGCGGCGCAGGCGGACTACCTGCGCGCGCGCGGCTGCCACGAAGCGCAGGGCTTCCTCTATGCCCGTCCGCTCGACGCCGGTACCTTGCTGGAATGGCTGAGGGAACGCGGCGGCTGA
- a CDS encoding DUF1850 domain-containing protein, with protein sequence MLCLAAGAVSAVLAIEGFTLSWMHSIEKIRWEEDWRIEGKTLVLKEARIRGSGAGMEPPEGAVLKNGVWHYRPQLPPQTVLRLSHSPHAGGYTLCTETLCRPLADHLPGIDNNAVIELRECTP encoded by the coding sequence ATGCTGTGCCTCGCGGCGGGCGCGGTCAGCGCCGTGCTCGCCATCGAGGGCTTCACCCTGAGCTGGATGCATTCGATAGAAAAGATCCGCTGGGAGGAAGACTGGCGCATCGAAGGCAAAACACTCGTGCTCAAGGAAGCCCGCATCCGCGGCAGCGGCGCCGGCATGGAGCCGCCCGAAGGCGCGGTGCTGAAGAACGGGGTCTGGCATTACCGCCCGCAACTGCCGCCGCAAACCGTACTGCGCCTGTCGCATTCGCCGCATGCCGGCGGCTACACGCTATGCACCGAGACCCTCTGCCGCCCGCTTGCGGATCATCTGCCGGGGATCGACAATAATGCCGTGATCGAACTACGGGAGTGCACGCCGTGA
- a CDS encoding PAS domain-containing protein — MNRNPLSDSRVPIDDYPELIVEDNPLLSHAIWVILVGALVYIAMLLAAPQGFQERVYSVALLVGLCLAAQAVLHYRGVVPTVRLLAIGGWLLVTLIAANGEGVRGPILIAYPIILIFAGWMLGVRYAVAVLIASTIAVILMVMGEQAGFVGGIRPATSGMVAVAHAIVLAISTAMTIYLLNVFRRRYAEECRLNDENTRHLKAIEKRENYQRALLDNFPFMVWLKDEEGRYLAVNQAFLDGFGWPSAETVVGKTDLDIAALNLAGKYRQDDLTVFSSSAAKPVEELIEMGGRWRWCETSKSPVMVDGKVVGMVGYARDITERKAVEAEVAESRNLFRAVIDTVPLRVFWKDRNYKYLGCNEAFARDAGMRHPKEVIGKDDYQMAWSDQARSYHADDRDVMESGYAKLSFEQAQTTPRGDVQWLRMSKVPLKNQQNEIIGVLGMYEDITATRRFGGDATATKPIL, encoded by the coding sequence ATGAACCGAAATCCCCTCTCGGATTCAAGAGTGCCGATAGACGATTATCCGGAGCTGATCGTCGAAGACAATCCGTTGCTGAGCCACGCCATCTGGGTGATCCTGGTCGGGGCGCTGGTGTATATCGCCATGCTGCTGGCCGCGCCGCAGGGATTCCAGGAGCGCGTTTACAGCGTCGCCTTGCTGGTGGGCCTCTGCCTCGCGGCGCAGGCGGTGCTGCATTATCGGGGCGTGGTGCCGACGGTGCGCCTGCTGGCGATCGGCGGATGGCTGCTGGTCACGCTGATCGCCGCCAATGGCGAAGGCGTGCGCGGCCCGATCCTCATCGCCTATCCCATCATATTGATCTTTGCGGGATGGATGCTGGGCGTTCGCTATGCGGTGGCGGTGCTGATCGCCAGCACGATAGCCGTGATCCTGATGGTGATGGGCGAGCAGGCCGGTTTCGTCGGCGGGATCAGGCCAGCCACCTCCGGCATGGTGGCGGTGGCGCACGCGATCGTCCTCGCCATCAGCACTGCCATGACGATATATCTCCTGAACGTGTTCCGTCGGCGCTACGCCGAGGAATGCCGGTTGAACGACGAGAACACGCGGCACCTGAAGGCCATCGAAAAGCGCGAGAACTACCAGCGTGCGCTGCTGGACAATTTTCCGTTCATGGTCTGGCTGAAGGACGAGGAGGGCCGCTACCTTGCGGTGAACCAGGCCTTCCTCGACGGCTTTGGCTGGCCTTCCGCCGAAACCGTGGTGGGCAAGACCGATCTGGATATCGCCGCCCTCAATCTGGCGGGGAAATACCGCCAGGACGACCTGACCGTGTTTTCCAGCAGTGCCGCCAAACCGGTCGAGGAACTGATCGAAATGGGTGGTCGCTGGCGCTGGTGCGAGACCAGCAAGTCGCCCGTGATGGTCGATGGCAAGGTGGTCGGCATGGTCGGCTATGCCCGTGACATCACCGAGCGCAAGGCGGTGGAAGCGGAGGTTGCCGAATCGCGGAACCTGTTCCGGGCCGTCATCGACACCGTGCCCTTGCGGGTGTTCTGGAAGGATCGCAACTACAAGTATCTCGGCTGCAACGAGGCATTTGCCAGGGATGCCGGGATGCGGCATCCGAAGGAAGTGATCGGCAAGGACGACTATCAGATGGCCTGGTCGGACCAGGCGCGCTCATATCATGCCGACGACCGCGACGTCATGGAATCCGGCTACGCCAAGCTGTCCTTCGAGCAGGCGCAGACCACGCCGCGGGGCGACGTGCAATGGTTGCGCATGTCGAAGGTTCCGCTGAAAAACCAGCAGAACGAGATCATCGGCGTGCTGGGCATGTATGAGGACATCACGGCAACCCGGCGATTCGGCGGCGACGCCACCGCGACGAAGCCGATTCTCTGA
- a CDS encoding methylated-DNA--[protein]-cysteine S-methyltransferase, with the protein MKPCSAILSAPGFSIGIRCNDDEITEITYLEPQAEIAPKTPLAKEAVRQLRAWLADPAFEFGLPLAPAGTHFQRKVWERISAIPAGQTMSYGEVAAAIRSGPRAVGNACGANPYPIVVPCHRVIAANQALGGFGKQGGGFLLDIKKWLLLHEHAGF; encoded by the coding sequence GTGAAGCCTTGCTCCGCCATCCTGTCCGCACCCGGCTTTTCCATCGGCATCCGCTGCAACGATGACGAAATCACCGAAATCACCTACCTCGAACCCCAAGCCGAGATCGCGCCGAAAACCCCGCTGGCGAAAGAAGCCGTGCGCCAGTTGCGCGCCTGGCTCGCGGACCCGGCCTTCGAATTCGGCCTGCCGCTGGCGCCGGCCGGCACGCATTTCCAGCGCAAGGTCTGGGAACGGATTTCCGCGATCCCGGCCGGCCAGACCATGAGCTACGGCGAAGTCGCCGCCGCTATTCGCAGCGGCCCGCGCGCGGTGGGCAACGCCTGCGGCGCCAATCCCTATCCGATCGTGGTGCCTTGCCATCGCGTGATCGCGGCGAATCAGGCGCTGGGCGGATTCGGCAAGCAGGGCGGCGGCTTTCTGCTCGACATCAAGAAATGGCTGCTGCTGCACGAACATGCCGGCTTCTGA
- a CDS encoding TRAP transporter permease, whose translation MTVHSAAPDHGQEEFSEHGVQRRLGGGWLTVLTGLALTFSTYQLIVAAFHPLSSLVIRSLHVGFLLCITFILYPAFKNSGRLSKVGAGDTALAFGALALSTYHWAFEAELIQRSGDPSTVDLFVGTALVILTFEAARRILGLALPIVCGLFLLYGVFGHLLPGSLGHREYGFDQIINQLALGTEGIFGIPTLVSATYIFLFILFGSFLEHAGMINLFNSLALGFVGHTKGGPAKVSVISSGLMGTISGSGVANVLTTGQFTIPLMKKFGYSGIFAGAVEATSSMGGQIMPPVMGAVAFIMAENINVPYADIVQAAAIPAILYYLTAFWMVHLEAGRKNLVGLPKAECPNPWHAMRDNWYLLLPLVVLVWTLFNGFTPMFAGMIGLVLTAVLILGAAIAARVSSAAFRYVFWFALGLAAAVFVKNMETWGIFPLLALIAALVAQTFALKGGMKTLHLLKMSLVEGAQQALPVGVACAIVGVIIGVLTLTGAASSFAGFILSVGEKSLFLSLVLTMLVCLVLGMGIPTIPNYIITSSIAAPALLKLGVPLIVSHMFVFYFGIMADLTPPVALAAFAAASIAKESAMKIGFKAVQIAIAGFVIPYMAVYTPALMLQGDWTFAAVAYIVFKAVVSIMLWGAAAIGFMFASLNMAERIFAAAAAFLLVAAIPLTDEIGFVMSAVFVVWHLLRSRQAAARRPASADSDA comes from the coding sequence GTGACCGTTCATAGCGCCGCCCCCGATCACGGCCAGGAAGAGTTCTCCGAGCACGGCGTGCAACGCCGGCTCGGCGGCGGCTGGCTGACGGTTCTCACCGGACTGGCCCTGACTTTTTCCACCTACCAGCTGATCGTCGCCGCATTCCACCCGTTGTCCAGCCTGGTGATTCGCAGCCTGCATGTCGGCTTCCTGCTGTGCATCACCTTCATCCTCTATCCGGCCTTCAAGAACTCCGGCCGGCTGTCGAAAGTCGGCGCTGGCGACACGGCGCTGGCTTTCGGCGCACTGGCACTGTCGACCTACCACTGGGCGTTCGAGGCCGAGCTGATCCAGCGCTCGGGCGACCCGAGCACTGTCGACCTGTTCGTCGGCACAGCGCTGGTGATCCTCACCTTCGAAGCGGCGCGGCGCATCCTTGGCCTTGCGCTGCCCATCGTCTGCGGGCTGTTCCTGCTCTACGGCGTGTTCGGCCACCTGCTGCCGGGCAGCCTCGGCCATCGCGAGTATGGCTTCGACCAGATCATCAACCAGCTGGCGCTCGGCACCGAAGGCATTTTCGGCATCCCGACCCTGGTATCGGCAACCTACATCTTCCTCTTCATCCTGTTCGGCTCGTTTCTCGAACACGCCGGCATGATCAACCTGTTCAACTCGCTGGCGCTGGGTTTCGTCGGCCACACCAAGGGCGGCCCGGCCAAGGTCTCGGTGATCTCCTCGGGACTGATGGGCACCATCTCCGGCTCGGGCGTGGCCAACGTGCTGACCACCGGGCAATTCACCATTCCGCTGATGAAAAAGTTCGGCTACTCGGGCATCTTCGCCGGCGCGGTGGAGGCCACCTCGTCGATGGGCGGGCAGATCATGCCGCCGGTGATGGGCGCGGTGGCTTTCATCATGGCCGAGAACATCAACGTGCCCTACGCCGACATCGTCCAGGCAGCAGCGATTCCGGCCATCCTTTATTACCTGACCGCCTTCTGGATGGTGCACCTCGAAGCCGGGCGCAAGAACCTGGTCGGCCTGCCCAAGGCCGAGTGCCCCAATCCCTGGCATGCGATGCGCGACAACTGGTATCTGCTGCTGCCGCTGGTGGTGCTGGTGTGGACCCTGTTCAACGGCTTCACGCCGATGTTCGCCGGCATGATCGGCCTGGTGCTGACCGCCGTGCTGATCCTCGGCGCGGCCATCGCCGCGCGTGTTTCCAGCGCGGCCTTCCGCTACGTATTCTGGTTTGCGCTGGGCCTCGCCGCCGCGGTCTTCGTCAAGAACATGGAAACCTGGGGCATCTTTCCGCTGCTGGCGCTGATCGCCGCGCTGGTGGCGCAGACCTTCGCCCTCAAGGGCGGCATGAAGACCCTGCACCTGCTCAAGATGAGCCTGGTCGAGGGCGCACAGCAGGCGCTGCCGGTGGGCGTGGCCTGCGCCATCGTCGGCGTCATCATCGGCGTGCTGACGCTGACCGGCGCGGCGTCGAGCTTCGCCGGCTTCATCCTCAGCGTCGGCGAAAAAAGTTTGTTCCTCTCGCTGGTCCTGACCATGCTGGTGTGTCTCGTGCTGGGCATGGGCATCCCGACCATCCCCAACTACATCATCACCAGTTCCATCGCCGCGCCGGCGCTGCTCAAGCTCGGCGTGCCGCTGATCGTCAGCCACATGTTCGTCTTCTACTTCGGCATCATGGCCGACCTGACGCCACCGGTGGCGCTGGCCGCCTTCGCCGCCGCCTCGATCGCCAAGGAGTCGGCGATGAAAATCGGCTTCAAGGCGGTGCAGATCGCCATCGCCGGTTTCGTCATTCCCTACATGGCCGTGTATACGCCGGCACTGATGCTGCAGGGCGACTGGACCTTTGCCGCCGTCGCCTACATCGTGTTCAAGGCGGTGGTGTCGATCATGCTGTGGGGCGCGGCGGCCATCGGCTTCATGTTCGCCTCGCTCAACATGGCCGAGCGCATCTTCGCGGCGGCGGCGGCTTTCCTGCTGGTCGCGGCGATCCCGCTGACCGACGAGATCGGCTTCGTCATGAGCGCGGTCTTTGTCGTCTGGCATCTGCTGCGCAGCCGGCAGGCTGCAGCGCGCCGTCCTGCCAGCGCCGACTCCGACGCCTGA
- a CDS encoding SLC26A/SulP transporter family protein: MKLPKLENLAGDFWGGLAAMLVALPSAIAFGVTIYASLGGSYAAYGALAGILGATAMGLVASSMGGTNRLISAPCAPAAAVLTAFAIERIQQGVDAAAVAVLLAALGLTAGVLQVIFGSIGLGRLIKYMPYPVVSGYLSGVGLYIISGQVPKFLGAPAGTHLGHALASPALWVWQGMAVGAATMLAMLFAPRLTQRVPAAILALLAGVLCYFGLALFDAALLDPRNPLVIGPLGGSGGAGGGFVDAMAGRWTGAGQLGMADLAVLLMPALTLAVLLSIDTLKTCVVLDALTRSRHDSNRELIGQGLGNITSAVVGGMPGAGTMGATLVNMSSGALTRYSGFIEGVLALVAFLLLGALISWVPVPALAAILIVVGARMIDRHSFGYLKQRSTILDFGVIAAVVVTALTVSLIAASGVGIVLAVVLFIREQIGGSIIRRKLLGNETFSKRVRTHEEMEILTAHGSRAAIIELQGSLFFGTADQLYRSLEQDLKTRDFLILDMRRIQTVDVTAAHLLEQVKDMLAERHGFLIFSQIPPNLPSGRDLQQYFDQVGLIRSDSPVRVFPELDDALEWVEDRIIHEAALSRDEETALELHEVELFAGRKEQTLAELEQCMEKRSVKAGEAIFSRGDAGDELFLIRRGAVRIVLPLSDRMSHHLGTFGRGAFFGEMAFLDGEVRSANAVAFVDTELYVLSRRAFDKFSEDHKKIGLKLMEGIASVLASRLRYTNAELRVLES, from the coding sequence ATGAAACTGCCCAAACTGGAAAACCTGGCCGGCGATTTTTGGGGCGGCCTTGCGGCGATGCTGGTGGCGCTGCCTTCGGCGATTGCGTTCGGCGTCACCATCTATGCGTCACTCGGCGGCTCCTATGCCGCCTACGGGGCCTTGGCCGGAATTCTCGGCGCGACGGCGATGGGGCTGGTTGCGTCGTCGATGGGCGGCACCAACCGGCTCATCTCCGCTCCCTGCGCTCCGGCGGCGGCCGTGCTGACCGCGTTCGCGATCGAGCGCATCCAGCAGGGCGTGGATGCCGCCGCGGTGGCCGTGCTGCTGGCCGCGCTGGGACTGACGGCGGGAGTGCTGCAGGTGATCTTCGGCAGCATCGGCCTCGGCCGGCTGATCAAGTACATGCCCTATCCGGTGGTCAGCGGCTATCTGTCCGGTGTCGGCCTTTACATCATTTCCGGCCAGGTGCCGAAGTTTCTCGGCGCGCCCGCCGGCACGCATCTGGGGCACGCCCTGGCGAGCCCGGCGCTGTGGGTCTGGCAGGGCATGGCGGTCGGCGCGGCGACGATGCTCGCCATGCTGTTCGCGCCGCGCCTCACCCAGCGCGTGCCGGCGGCGATCCTGGCGCTCCTGGCCGGCGTGCTGTGCTACTTCGGCCTGGCCTTGTTTGATGCGGCGCTGCTCGACCCGCGCAATCCGCTGGTGATCGGTCCCCTGGGTGGCTCGGGTGGCGCGGGCGGCGGCTTTGTTGACGCCATGGCCGGCCGCTGGACAGGCGCAGGCCAGCTCGGCATGGCGGATCTCGCGGTGCTGCTCATGCCGGCGCTGACCCTGGCGGTGCTGCTCTCGATCGACACGCTGAAGACCTGTGTCGTGCTCGACGCGCTGACCCGTTCGCGCCACGATTCGAACCGCGAACTGATCGGCCAGGGCCTGGGCAACATCACCTCGGCCGTCGTCGGCGGCATGCCCGGCGCCGGCACCATGGGCGCGACGCTGGTGAACATGTCGAGCGGCGCGCTGACCCGCTACTCGGGTTTCATCGAGGGCGTCCTGGCGCTGGTGGCCTTTCTGCTGCTCGGCGCGCTGATCTCCTGGGTGCCGGTACCGGCGCTGGCGGCGATCCTGATCGTGGTCGGCGCGCGCATGATCGACCGCCACAGCTTTGGCTATCTCAAGCAGCGCTCGACCATCCTCGATTTCGGCGTGATCGCGGCCGTGGTGGTCACCGCGCTGACGGTCAGCCTGATCGCGGCCTCGGGCGTCGGCATCGTGCTCGCCGTGGTGCTGTTCATCCGCGAGCAGATCGGCGGCTCGATCATCCGCCGCAAGCTGCTCGGCAACGAGACCTTTTCCAAGCGCGTGCGTACCCACGAGGAAATGGAAATCCTCACGGCCCACGGCAGCCGCGCGGCCATCATCGAATTGCAGGGCAGCCTGTTCTTCGGCACGGCGGACCAGCTCTATCGCAGCCTGGAGCAGGACCTGAAGACGCGCGATTTCCTGATCCTCGACATGCGTCGCATCCAGACCGTGGATGTCACCGCGGCGCATCTGCTGGAACAGGTCAAGGACATGCTGGCCGAGCGCCACGGCTTCCTGATTTTCAGCCAGATCCCGCCCAACCTGCCGTCGGGCCGCGACCTGCAGCAGTATTTCGACCAGGTCGGCCTGATCCGTTCGGACAGCCCGGTGCGCGTGTTTCCGGAGCTGGACGACGCGCTGGAATGGGTCGAGGATCGCATCATCCATGAAGCCGCGCTGTCGCGCGACGAGGAAACCGCGCTGGAACTGCATGAAGTGGAGCTGTTCGCCGGACGCAAGGAGCAGACCCTGGCCGAGCTCGAACAGTGCATGGAGAAACGCAGCGTCAAGGCCGGCGAGGCCATATTTTCTCGCGGCGATGCCGGCGACGAACTGTTCCTGATCCGGCGTGGCGCGGTGCGCATCGTCCTGCCGCTGTCCGACCGCATGTCGCACCACCTCGGCACCTTCGGCCGCGGCGCCTTCTTCGGCGAAATGGCCTTCCTCGACGGCGAGGTGCGCTCGGCGAATGCCGTGGCTTTCGTCGATACCGAACTCTATGTACTGTCGCGCCGCGCCTTCGACAAGTTCTCCGAAGACCACAAGAAGATCGGACTGAAGCTCATGGAAGGCATCGCCAGCGTGCTGGCCAGCCGGCTGCGCTACACCAACGCCGAGCTGCGCGTTCTCGAATCCTGA
- the xerD gene encoding site-specific tyrosine recombinase XerD, whose product MPASDAALIDEFIDALWLADGLSKNTLASYRSDLALFADWLARNNSSIVGADETAINAYLAYLNTRPGGIKSTSQRRLMATLRRCYRWLLDQGRLQADPLLNIDKPPTISRFPKTLSEKQVEDLLGAPDVNTPLGLRDRAMFELLYATGLRVSELVGVRLFEVSLNDNVVRVMGKGSKERLVPLGQIAAEWLQRYIAGARGELLKSHVSDAVFVTTRGAAMTRQMFWTLVKKYALRVGIPQERISPHVLRHAFATHLLNHGADLRVVQLLLGHADISTTQVYTHVARERLKQLHHLHHPRG is encoded by the coding sequence ATGCCGGCTTCTGACGCCGCGCTGATCGACGAATTCATCGACGCGCTGTGGCTCGCCGACGGACTCTCGAAGAACACGCTGGCGAGTTACCGCAGCGACTTGGCGCTGTTTGCCGACTGGCTGGCAAGGAACAATTCATCGATAGTCGGCGCTGACGAGACGGCGATCAACGCCTATCTCGCATATCTGAACACCCGCCCCGGCGGCATCAAGTCCACCAGCCAGCGGCGACTGATGGCGACGCTGCGGCGCTGTTACCGCTGGCTGCTGGACCAGGGCCGATTGCAGGCCGATCCGCTGCTCAACATCGACAAGCCGCCGACAATCTCGCGCTTCCCGAAAACGCTCTCCGAAAAGCAGGTGGAAGACCTGCTCGGCGCGCCCGACGTCAATACCCCGCTCGGCCTGCGCGACCGCGCCATGTTCGAGCTGCTCTATGCCACCGGACTGCGCGTCAGCGAACTGGTCGGCGTGCGCCTGTTCGAGGTGAGCCTCAACGACAACGTGGTGCGGGTGATGGGCAAGGGCTCGAAGGAGCGCCTGGTGCCGCTCGGCCAGATCGCCGCCGAGTGGCTGCAGCGCTACATTGCCGGCGCGCGCGGCGAGCTGCTCAAGTCGCATGTGTCCGACGCCGTGTTCGTCACCACGCGCGGAGCCGCCATGACGCGGCAGATGTTCTGGACCCTGGTAAAAAAGTACGCCCTGCGCGTCGGCATACCGCAGGAGCGCATTTCGCCGCACGTGCTGCGCCACGCCTTCGCCACGCACCTGCTGAACCACGGCGCCGACCTGCGTGTGGTGCAACTGCTGCTCGGCCATGCCGACATTTCAACGACGCAGGTGTACACCCATGTCGCCCGCGAGCGGCTCAAGCAGCTGCATCATCTGCATCATCCGCGCGGCTAG
- a CDS encoding TAXI family TRAP transporter solute-binding subunit, producing the protein MKKARTLLAAAAALTIAATAQAQEFVTVLTGGTSGVYYPMGVALSQVYGKAMPGAKTSAQVTKASAENLNLLQAGRGEIAFTLGDALNEAWKGNEEAGFKTPLKKLRTIAAIYPNYIQIVANADSGIKTLADLKGKRVAVGAPKSGTELNARDIFKGAGMSYKDFAKVEYLPFGESVELMKNRQLDATLISAGLGVAAIRDLATSVKIVIVPIPADVVAKIGEAAYQPGTVPANTYNGQTEATATVAIQNFLVSHEGVSTDAAYKMTKAIFEHLPELHAAHAAAKAITKENAAKAPPAPLHPGAEKYYKEIGLIK; encoded by the coding sequence ATGAAGAAAGCACGCACCCTGCTTGCCGCTGCGGCAGCACTGACCATCGCCGCCACGGCACAGGCCCAGGAATTCGTCACTGTCCTCACCGGGGGCACCTCCGGCGTGTATTACCCGATGGGCGTTGCCCTGTCGCAGGTCTATGGCAAGGCCATGCCCGGCGCCAAAACTTCGGCCCAAGTAACCAAGGCCAGCGCGGAAAACCTCAACCTGCTCCAGGCCGGGCGTGGCGAAATCGCCTTCACTCTCGGCGATGCGCTGAACGAAGCCTGGAAGGGCAACGAGGAAGCCGGCTTCAAGACGCCGCTGAAGAAATTGCGCACCATCGCCGCGATCTACCCGAACTACATCCAGATCGTCGCCAACGCCGATTCCGGCATCAAGACCCTGGCCGACCTCAAGGGCAAGCGCGTCGCCGTCGGCGCGCCGAAGTCCGGCACCGAGCTCAATGCGCGCGACATCTTCAAGGGCGCCGGCATGAGCTACAAGGATTTCGCCAAGGTCGAGTACCTGCCCTTCGGCGAATCGGTGGAACTGATGAAGAACCGCCAGCTCGACGCCACGCTGATCTCGGCCGGCCTCGGTGTCGCCGCCATCCGCGACCTGGCCACGTCGGTCAAGATCGTCATCGTGCCGATTCCGGCCGACGTGGTGGCGAAGATCGGCGAAGCCGCCTACCAGCCGGGCACCGTGCCGGCCAACACCTACAACGGCCAGACCGAAGCGACGGCGACGGTGGCGATCCAGAACTTCCTGGTCAGCCATGAAGGCGTGTCGACCGATGCGGCCTACAAGATGACCAAGGCGATCTTCGAACACCTGCCCGAACTGCACGCTGCGCACGCCGCGGCCAAGGCCATCACCAAGGAAAATGCCGCCAAGGCGCCGCCGGCCCCGCTGCATCCGGGCGCCGAGAAGTACTACAAGGAAATCGGCCTGATCAAGTAA